Proteins encoded by one window of Dioscorea cayenensis subsp. rotundata cultivar TDr96_F1 chromosome 20, TDr96_F1_v2_PseudoChromosome.rev07_lg8_w22 25.fasta, whole genome shotgun sequence:
- the LOC120251801 gene encoding GATA transcription factor 9, which yields MEESECVSGGLSSPEKLVKEHFIVDELLDFPNDDNDDKVLFTVDDENVFDAEPVNSSESSTVATANAGGPNSKLTSDVNAWPNFLCGDLCEPYEELAELEWLSNFVEESFSSEDLEKLHLISGTKVQTEAQTNGMNTNHGTPEPGIFLPEPSVPGKARSKRSRAAASTAWSSSLLVISPSTSTSCESELLVPNNNGNATKKQGKKRRETPEKPSLAASDGRKCLHCSTDRTPQWRTGPLGPKTLCNACGVRYKSGRLVPEYRPAASPTFVLSKHSNSHRKVIELRRQKEMRQQQNLISGAAAMTAAGGGDEFLIDRRIGLEF from the exons ATGGAAGAGAGCGAGTGCGTTAGCGGTGGTTTATCTTCGCCGGAGAAGCTCGTGAAGGAGCACTTCATCGTCGACGAGCTTCTCGATTTCCCCAACGACGACAACGACGACAAAGTGCTCTTCACAGTCGACGATGAGAACGTGTTCGACGCGGAACCAGTGAACTCATCGGAATCCTCCACCGTCGCCACCGCGAACGCAGGAGGGCCGAACTCAAAGCTCACCAGCGACGTCAACGCATGGCCGAACTTTCTCTGCGGGGATCTCTGTGAACCA TACGAAGAGTTGGCAGAGCTGGAATGGTTATCAAACTTCGTAGAAGAATCGTTCTCGAGTGAAGACCTGGAAAAACTCCATCTAATTTCCGGCACAAAGGTCCAAACTGAAGCTCAAACAAACGGGATGAACACCAACCATGGCACGCCGGAGCCGGGGATTTTCTTGCCGGAACCGTCAGTCCCCGGCAAAGCACGTAGCAAAAGGTCTCGTGCTGCGGCGTCGACGGCGTGGTCCTCAAGCCTTCTCGTCATCTCACCATCAACATCGACTTCTTGTGAGTCCGAGCTCTTGGTCCCAAACAATAACGGAAATGCAACCAAAAAGCaaggaaagaagagaagagagacgCCGGAGAAGCCGAGCTTGGCGGCGTCGGACGGGAGGAAGTGCTTGCATTGCTCGACGGACAGAACGCCGCAATGGCGAACGGGGCCGTTGGGGCCGAAGACGCTGTGCAATGCTTGTGGAGTTAGGTACAAGTCCGGCAGACTGGTGCCGGAATACAGGCCGGCGGCGAGCCCTACGTTCGTGCTTTCTAAACACTCTAATTCTCACCGGAAAGTTATTGAGCTCCGGCGTCAGAAGGAGATGAGACAACAACAGAATCTGATTTCTGGCGCCGCCGCCATGACGGCTGCCGGAGGTGGTGATGAGTTCTTGATTGATCGCCGGATTGGGCTTGAATTTTAG
- the LOC120251803 gene encoding lachrymatory-factor synthase, which produces MDSDPNPNQDPKWEGRVQAKLRGPTAEEAWSLLQGFCTLDKWVPSIHTCYKLEGQEGQPGCIRYCAGPVNRSDNNRTIGWSKEKLTAFDPLIRSYSYEILETNKGFGSYSATIRVVSDPGACEEDNGCGLEWSFVADPIRGWTRDEFVECLEKMANEVARRVEDQVNK; this is translated from the coding sequence aTGGATTCAgatccaaacccaaatcaagaTCCGAAATGGGAAGGCAGGGTCCAAGCCAAGCTCAGAGGTCCAACAGCAGAAGAAGCATGGTCTCTCTTACAAGGGTTTTGCACCCTTGATAAGTGGGTCCCATCCATCCACACGTGCTACAAACTCGAAGGCCAAGAAGGCCAACCGGGTTGCATCCGCTATTGTGCTGGACCCGTTAACAGATCCGATAACAACCGCACTATCGGATGGTCCAAGGAGAAGCTAACAGCATTTGACCCGTTAATCCGGAGCTATAGCTACGAGATCTTGGAGACCAATAAAGGGTTCGGATCCTATTCGGCGACGATCCGGGTGGTTTCGGATCCGGGTGCTTGCGAGGAGGATAACGGGTGCGGGTTGGAATGGTCCTTTGTGGCGGATCCGATAAGGGGTTGGACCCGAGATGAGTTTGTTGAGTGTTTGGAGAAGATGGCCAATGAGGTTGCAAGAAGGGTTGAAGATCAAGTTAACAAGTga
- the LOC120251802 gene encoding peptidyl-tRNA hydrolase 2, mitochondrial isoform X1 encodes MFPPRRSSSEQPSRSREEPWLARGLKPENFVPGLVIGFLMGLFLDISASYRGHSLKGRTLSKQLKTASDGGGEELKMVLVVRQDLKMGAGKIASQCAHAATGMYADLLQSQRSLLRQWENSGQAKIVLSCKNQQEMNKLKEAADRCGLPTFVVADAGRTQILAGSRTVLAIGPAGRKSLIDSVTGKLRLL; translated from the exons ATGTTTCCTCCTCGCCGGAGTTCGTCGGAGCAGCCCTCGAGAAGT AGAGAGGAGCCATGGCTCGCCCGTGGTCTCAAGCCGGAGAATTTTGTTCCGGGACTCGTAATCGGATTCCTTATGGGCCTGTTCCTTGACATTTCGGCGTCCTATCGAGGTCACAGTTTGAAAGGTAGAACGCTGTCCAAGCAGCTGAAGACAGCTTCAGATGGCGGCGGTGAGGAGCTTAAGATG GTGTTAGTAGTTAGACAAGATCTCAAGATGGGAGCTGGCAAAATTGCTTCTCAATGTGCTC ATGCCGCCACAGGCATGTATGCAGATTTGTTGCAAAG CCAGCGATCTTTGTTGAGACAGTGGGAAAATAGTGGTCAAGCAAAAATAGTTCTCTCTTGCAAAAATCAACAGGAAAT GAATAAGCTGAAGGAAGCAGCTGATCGGTGTGGTCTCCCTACATTTGTTGTAGCTGATGCAGGGCGCACGCAG ATTCTAGCTGGTTCAAGGACAGTTCTTGCTATCGGGCCAG CAGGGCGAAAGAGTCTTATTGACTCCGTCACCGGAAAATTGCGCCTTCTTTAA
- the LOC120251802 gene encoding peptidyl-tRNA hydrolase 2, mitochondrial isoform X2 encodes MFPPRRSSSEQPSRSREEPWLARGLKPENFVPGLVIGFLMGLFLDISASYRGHSLKGRTLSKQLKTASDGGGEELKMVLVVRQDLKMGAGKIASQCAHAATGMYADLLQSQRSLLRQWENSGQAKIVLSCKNQQEMNKLKEAADRCGLPTFVVADAGRTQILAGSRTVLAIGPGRKSLIDSVTGKLRLL; translated from the exons ATGTTTCCTCCTCGCCGGAGTTCGTCGGAGCAGCCCTCGAGAAGT AGAGAGGAGCCATGGCTCGCCCGTGGTCTCAAGCCGGAGAATTTTGTTCCGGGACTCGTAATCGGATTCCTTATGGGCCTGTTCCTTGACATTTCGGCGTCCTATCGAGGTCACAGTTTGAAAGGTAGAACGCTGTCCAAGCAGCTGAAGACAGCTTCAGATGGCGGCGGTGAGGAGCTTAAGATG GTGTTAGTAGTTAGACAAGATCTCAAGATGGGAGCTGGCAAAATTGCTTCTCAATGTGCTC ATGCCGCCACAGGCATGTATGCAGATTTGTTGCAAAG CCAGCGATCTTTGTTGAGACAGTGGGAAAATAGTGGTCAAGCAAAAATAGTTCTCTCTTGCAAAAATCAACAGGAAAT GAATAAGCTGAAGGAAGCAGCTGATCGGTGTGGTCTCCCTACATTTGTTGTAGCTGATGCAGGGCGCACGCAG ATTCTAGCTGGTTCAAGGACAGTTCTTGCTATCGGGCCAG GGCGAAAGAGTCTTATTGACTCCGTCACCGGAAAATTGCGCCTTCTTTAA